One stretch of Anguilla anguilla isolate fAngAng1 chromosome 5, fAngAng1.pri, whole genome shotgun sequence DNA includes these proteins:
- the LOC118228259 gene encoding uncharacterized protein LOC118228259 isoform X7, with product MDASFSMALLLAVLSVSHAASSLSIVKGEFGASVTLPCNGSEFRGTPEAQLDVLWRTSDGRKVAHYSRRVHSVDVGFQGRVTFPTARIRQGDFSINISSVTFRDEDLYECVWNKGPNEKGLNDVRLYVLASV from the exons ATGGATGCTTCATTTAGCATGGCCTTGCTGCTGG ccgtTCTGTCAGTTTCACATGCAGCGTCCTCGCTTTCCATTGTCAAAGGGGAGTTTGGGGCCTCTGTCACTTTACCCTGTAATGGGTCGGAGTTCAGGGGGACCCCTGAGGCCCAGCTGGACGTCCTGTGGCGGACGTCCGACGGGAGGAAAGTGGCTCACTACTCCCGCAGGGTTCACAGCGTGGACGTTGGCTTTCAGGGAAGAGTCACCTTCCCCACAGCGAGGATTCGGCAGGGTGATTTCTCTATCAACATCAGCTCCGTTACGTTCCGCGATGAGGACTTGTACGAGTGCGTGTGGAACAAGGGTCCCAATGAAAAGGGTCTTAACGATGTGAGACTCTACGTTTTGG caagcgtttaa
- the LOC118228259 gene encoding matrix remodeling-associated protein 8-like isoform X6, translated as MDASFSMALLLAVLSVSHAVSPSIVKGEFGASVTLPCDGSAFRGTPEAQLDVLWRTSDGRKVAHYSRRVHSVDVGFQGRVTFPTARIRQGDFSINISSVTFRDEDLYECVWNKGPNEKGLNDVRLYVLEPPIPNYLSVPVGDPVTLPCYGQINKETPKESFVQWKRGDELVLKHSSDEVTYGPKYEGRASVSSERIQKGDFSLSLSVTGLCDSGVYQCSTDLNPNASWVVLELKDFGNFTPVSLDLGMPFSLSLPREPVEVIFSKEGAFPEVPLCSVDTGDFKCEPKYKSRMERDSNTLTLLNMTLDDVGTYTVIHSRNCVINRMCRVIIKNSNNDQNLLFLKIFIPIVVLGVACIILGVFMHM; from the exons ATGGATGCTTCATTTAGCATGGCCTTGCTGCTGG ccgtTCTGTCAGTTTCACATGCAGTGTCACCTTCCATTGTCAAAGGGGAGTTTGGGGCCTCTGTCACTTTACCCTGCGATGGGTCGGCGTTCAGGGGGACCCCTGAGGCCCAGCTGGACGTCCTGTGGCGGACGTCCGACGGGAGGAAAGTGGCTCACTACTCCCGCAGGGTTCACAGCGTGGACGTTGGCTTTCAGGGAAGAGTCACCTTCCCCACAGCGAGGATTCGGCAGGGTGATTTCTCTATCAACATCAGCTCCGTTACGTTCCGCGATGAGGACTTGTACGAGTGCGTGTGGAACAAGGGTCCCAATGAAAAGGGTCTTAACGATGTGAGACTCTATGTTTTGG agCCCCCCATTCCAAATTATCTCTCTGTTCCTGTTGGCGACCCGGTCACTTTGCCCTGCTACGGTCAGATTAACAAAGAGACACCGAAGGAATCCTTTGTCCAGTGGAAAAGAGGAGATGAACTGGTCCTGAAGCACAGCTCGGACGAGGTCACCTATGGCCCAAAGTACGAGGGAAGGGCATCCGTGTCTTCCGAAAGAATCCAAAAAGGCGACTTCTCTTTGTCCTTGAGTGTCACGGGTTTGTGTGACTCAGGAGTCTACCAGTGCTCCACTGATTTGAACCCAAATGCATCTTGGGTCGTTCTTGAACTTAAAG ATTTTGGGAACTTCACGCCAGTCAGTCTTGACCTAGGGATGCCTTTCAGCCTCAGTTTACCCCGAGAACCAGTGGAGGTGATCTTCTCTAAGGAGGGTGCATTCCCCGAAGTGCCACTGTGCTCTGTGGACACGGGTGATTTTAAGTGTGAACCAAAGTACAAGAGCAGGATGGAAAGGGACAGTAATACTCTTACATTGCTGAATATGACATTAGATGATGTGGGAACTTACACAGTGATCCACTCCAGGAACTGTGTCATCAACCGTATGTGCAGAGTCAtcataaaaaattcaaataatgaCCAAAACTTATTATTCCTCAAGATTTTTATTCCGATTGTAGTACTAGGTGTAGCATGTATAATATTGGGTGTATTTATGCATATGTAA
- the LOC118228259 gene encoding matrix remodeling-associated protein 8-like isoform X4, translated as MDASFSMALLLAVLSVSHAASSLSIVKGEFGASVTLPCNGSEFRGTPEAQLDVLWRTSDGRKVAHYSRRVHSVDVGFQGRVTFPTARIRQGDFSINISSVTFRDEDLYECVWNKGPNEKGLNDVRLYVLEPPIPKSVSVPVGDPVTLPCYGHINKETPKESFVQWKRGDELVLKHSSDEVTYGPKYEGRASVSSKRIQKGDFSLSLSVTGVCDSGVYQCSTDQNQNVTSIVLELKDYRHYKSVSLSLGTPFSLSLPKEPVKVVFSKEGTLPKVPLCSVDTGGFKCEPKYRVWTEWKNLTVTSDDVGTYTVIYSWNCVIRHAYGVNIKHDNNNYYLSFLLIPIVVIVVVCIVCIRILCVQRKRKKSNNLGHGRVSESVSTFSQDDAADEQAHLTEDRSGQ; from the exons ATGGATGCTTCATTTAGCATGGCCTTGCTGCTGG ccgtTCTGTCAGTTTCACATGCAGCGTCCTCGCTTTCCATTGTCAAAGGGGAGTTTGGGGCCTCTGTCACTTTACCCTGTAATGGGTCGGAGTTCAGGGGGACCCCTGAGGCCCAGCTGGACGTCCTGTGGCGGACGTCCGACGGGAGGAAAGTGGCTCACTACTCCCGCAGGGTTCACAGCGTGGACGTTGGCTTTCAGGGAAGAGTCACCTTCCCCACAGCGAGGATTCGGCAGGGTGATTTCTCTATCAACATCAGCTCCGTTACGTTCCGCGATGAGGACTTGTACGAGTGCGTGTGGAACAAGGGTCCCAATGAAAAGGGTCTTAACGATGTGAGACTCTACGTTTTGG agcCCCCCATTCCAAAGTCTGTCTCTGTTCCTGTTGGCGACCCGGTCACATTGCCCTGCTACGGTCATATTAACAAAGAGACACCGAAGGAATCCTTTGTCCAGTGGAAAAGAGGAGATGAACTGGTCCTGAAGCACAGCTCGGACGAGGTCACCTATGGCCCAAAGTACGAGGGAAGGGCATCCGTGTCTTCCAAAAGAATCCAAAAAGGCGACTTCTCTTTGTCCTTGAGTGTCAcgggtgtgtgtgactcaggaGTCTACCAGTGCTCCACTGACCAGAACCAAAATGTAACTTCCATCGTTCTTGAACTTAAAG ATTATCGGCACTACAAATCAGTCAGTCTCAGCCTTGGGACCCCTTTCAGCCTCAGTTTACCCAAAGAACCGGTGAAGGTGGTCTTCTCTAAGGAGGGTACACTCCCCAAAGTGCCACTGTGTTCTGTGGACACAGGTGGTTTTAAATGTGAACCAAAGTACCGGGTCTGGACGGAATGGAAGAATTTGACTGTGACATCAGATGACGTGGGAACATACACAGTGATCTACTCCTGGAACTGTGTCATCAGACATGCATACGGAGTCAACATAaaacatgataataataattactatttGTCTTTCCTTTTGATTCCGATTGTAGTTATAGTAGTTGTATGTATAGTATGTATACGTATATTATGTGttcaaaggaaaagaaagaagagcaACAATTTAGGACATGGaagagtcagtgagtcagtgagcaCCTTCAGTCAGGATGATGCCGCAGATGAACAGGCACACCTCACTGAGGATCGCTCGGGACAGTAA
- the LOC118228259 gene encoding uncharacterized protein LOC118228259 isoform X8, which produces MDASFSMALLLAVLSVSHAVSPSIVKGEFGASVTLPCDGSAFRGTPEAQLDVLWRTSDGRKVAHYSRRVHSVDVGFQGRVTFPTARIRQGDFSINISSVTFRDEDLYECVWNKGPNEKGLNDVRLYVLASV; this is translated from the exons ATGGATGCTTCATTTAGCATGGCCTTGCTGCTGG ccgtTCTGTCAGTTTCACATGCAGTGTCACCTTCCATTGTCAAAGGGGAGTTTGGGGCCTCTGTCACTTTACCCTGCGATGGGTCGGCGTTCAGGGGGACCCCTGAGGCCCAGCTGGACGTCCTGTGGCGGACGTCCGACGGGAGGAAAGTGGCTCACTACTCCCGCAGGGTTCACAGCGTGGACGTTGGCTTTCAGGGAAGAGTCACCTTCCCCACAGCGAGGATTCGGCAGGGTGATTTCTCTATCAACATCAGCTCCGTTACGTTCCGCGATGAGGACTTGTACGAGTGCGTGTGGAACAAGGGTCCCAATGAAAAGGGTCTTAACGATGTGAGACTCTATGTTTTGG caagcgtttaa
- the LOC118226687 gene encoding roundabout homolog 2-like, translated as MALKSIVLVSLFLLVLSVSHAVPLRSTFERTFGASVTLPCDGSAFRGTPEAQLDVLWRTSDGRKVAHYSGGTHRVGVPFEGRVTFPTERIRAGDFALTLGALAFGDKDSYQCVWSEGQGGEKLLSNVTLVILAPPFSNSTSVSAGDPVALPCYGRVTGRAPDDKLFVRWQKDGALILQLSNGEFTYGSTFTERASVSLDAVRRGNFSLSLSVTGPADEGTYECSAERSQTGTSLSLKVKDHQTSVIVEHGTTFNICVPRVPAKVLFLKEDTDVLVCKALVDYAKCEGDYNGRVRYEEGTLQLRDVKPSDEGRYTVRAIYDDIIVKEVRLEVTTALPQGLYGFTLMVSVCLLALVMRKLKCGPKQMLGVFTHCVNQMK; from the exons ATGGCTCTAAAGTCTATCGTGCTGGTTTCGTTGTTCCTCTTGG TTCTGTCAGTTTCACATGCAGTGCCCTTGCGCTCCACTTTTGAACGAACATTCGGGGCCTCTGTCACTTTGCCCTGCGATGGGTCGGCGTTCAGGGGGACCCCTGAGGCCCAGCTGGACGTCCTGTGGCGGACGTCCGACGGGAGGAAAGTGGCTCACTACTCCGGCGGGACTCACAGAGTGGGCGTTCCCTTCGAGGGGCGAGTCACGTTCCCCACGGAGCGGATTAGGGCCGGAGACTTCGCCCTCACCCTGGGCGCCCTTGCGTTCGGCGACAAGGACTCGTACCAGTGCGTGTGGAGCGAGGGTCAGGGCGGCGAGAAGCTGCTCAGCAATGTGACGCTCGTCATTTTGG ccccccccttCTCAAATTCTACATCCGTGTCCGCGGGGGACCCGGTCGCCCTGCCCTGCTACGGCCGCGTGACCGGAAGGGCGCCTGACGATAAGCTCTTCGTCCGGTGGCAAAAAGACGGCGCCCTCATACTCCAGCTCAGCAACGGGGAGTTCACGTACGGCAGCACGTTCACGGAGCGTGCCTCCGTGTCCCTAGACGCGGTGCGGCGGGGCAActtctccctgtccctcagtgtCACGGGTCCGGCCGACGAGGGGACCTACGAATGCTCTGCTGAGAGGAGCCAAACTGGCACGTCACTCAGTCTCAAAGTCAAAG aTCATCAAACCAGTGTCATTGTTGAACATGGCACGACCTTCAACATTTGCGTGCCCAGAGTCCCGGCGAAAGTGCTCTTCTTAAAAGAGGACACTGACGTCCTCGTGTGTAAGGCGTTAGTGGACTACGCCAAATGCGAAGGGGACTACAACGGCCGGGTGCGGTACGAGGAGGGCACTCTCCAGTTGCGCGATGTCAAGCCCAGCGACGAAGGGAGGTACACGGTGAGGGCGATCTACGATGACATCATCGTCAAAGAGGTCCGCCTCGAGGTCACCACCGCTTTACCTCAAG GACTTTATGGATTCACACTGATGGTGTCGGTATGTTTGCTGGCGCTGGTGATGAGGAAGCTGAAATGTGGTCCCAAACAGATGCTTGGAGTTTTCACACATTGCGTCAACCAGATGAAGTAA